Proteins from a genomic interval of Paenibacillus sp. RC334:
- a CDS encoding dephospho-CoA kinase, giving the protein MHDRSTNVNLTMYTAFGLKLASELYLPELIPAAPGAVEDVVIRQADLTAWSDQLEQANFVMQGDRFMFHIPDTAIYAVWGGRAIEVCSYSGADPDTVRLFVLGTCMGVLLMQRRILPIHGSAVVIGGRAYAFVGESGAGKSTLAAAFTQAGYRMVSDDVIAMQATASETIVYPAYPQQKLGLESLLQLKALQGNQHARKSNHGLVLMDGNPAMLKNGHLRKLTGELNKYAVPRVDYFHNKPLPLGGVFELVAESPNREFQREGELAAVTEQPLNMLEFLHTLLLHTYRRVIIPRMSLGEWHFGTAARMARQVEGWRLLRDSSAFTASEVVDRVLDIIRKEENSYGSYSFDEGS; this is encoded by the coding sequence GTGCATGACAGGAGTACCAATGTTAACCTGACAATGTATACAGCCTTTGGACTCAAACTTGCCAGCGAGCTGTACCTGCCTGAATTGATACCCGCAGCGCCGGGAGCGGTGGAGGATGTGGTCATTCGTCAGGCTGATTTGACAGCATGGAGCGATCAACTGGAGCAGGCTAATTTTGTGATGCAGGGTGACCGCTTTATGTTCCATATACCGGACACAGCCATTTACGCCGTCTGGGGAGGCAGGGCAATTGAAGTATGCTCTTACTCTGGCGCTGATCCGGATACGGTGCGGTTGTTTGTGCTGGGCACATGTATGGGTGTCCTTCTGATGCAGAGACGGATACTGCCTATTCACGGGAGTGCGGTAGTTATCGGAGGCAGGGCCTATGCTTTCGTGGGCGAATCCGGAGCAGGAAAATCGACGCTGGCTGCTGCTTTTACGCAGGCAGGCTATCGGATGGTCAGTGATGATGTTATTGCTATGCAAGCTACGGCTTCCGAAACTATAGTCTATCCGGCTTACCCGCAGCAAAAGTTGGGTCTGGAAAGCTTGCTCCAGCTGAAGGCTTTACAGGGAAATCAGCATGCACGCAAAAGTAATCACGGGCTTGTTTTAATGGACGGAAATCCTGCGATGCTCAAAAATGGACATTTGCGCAAGCTTACAGGTGAGCTGAATAAATATGCCGTGCCGAGAGTGGATTACTTCCACAACAAACCGCTTCCCTTGGGAGGTGTATTCGAGCTGGTGGCAGAGTCCCCCAACCGTGAGTTCCAACGTGAAGGGGAGTTGGCGGCGGTTACGGAGCAACCTTTGAACATGCTGGAGTTCTTGCATACGTTATTGCTTCATACATATCGCAGGGTGATCATTCCGCGAATGAGTCTGGGTGAATGGCATTTTGGAACGGCAGCCCGGATGGCCCGGCAGGTGGAGGGCTGGCGACTACTGAGGGATAGCTCTGCTTTTACCGCGTCCGAGGTTGTAGATCGGGTACTTGATATCATTCGTAAGGAGGAAAACAGCTATGGCAGCTACTCATTCGACGAAGGATCATGA
- a CDS encoding nucleotidyltransferase family protein, with protein sequence MSTHTALKPDRWNEDQELTLLLFLLRKDATPRLDTVDAAALYGLDWARLLRLAEHHRVVPAVYLQLKRINHPAIPAELLRNLQAQYHRNTLRMLHLQAEAGRVTGLLMNHGIRVLMLKGPALAQQLYGDVSLRTSKDVDLLIAPDDMDQAEQWMQEAGYVPKSGEARVLGSWKWKDHHASFLHPHKRIEIELHWRLHPDAGGEPSFGDLWRHRQIGEVTATGVPCVYTLGSEHQFLYLSAHGARHGWFRLRWLVDIDRLAVRAVDWEALLPMMRRYGGLPAGGQAWALAAALLGTLIPEPLRQVAATRLAHRLALSALDFIQASVPAAYPVTEPATHQPTSRSYLLSLKGPSHRLMYLISRLLPSTGDPAVLPLPRQLHFLYIPLRPFLWLKRRFSKH encoded by the coding sequence ATGTCCACCCATACTGCTCTGAAACCTGACCGTTGGAATGAGGATCAGGAATTAACGCTGCTGCTCTTTTTACTGCGAAAAGACGCCACTCCAAGGCTGGATACAGTCGATGCTGCTGCTCTGTATGGATTGGATTGGGCCCGCTTGCTGCGGCTGGCAGAACACCATCGGGTGGTACCTGCGGTATATCTTCAGCTGAAAAGAATAAATCATCCGGCCATCCCCGCTGAATTGCTGCGCAACCTTCAGGCGCAATATCACCGGAACACCCTGCGTATGTTGCACCTGCAAGCGGAAGCCGGGCGGGTGACCGGGCTGCTCATGAATCATGGCATCCGTGTACTTATGCTCAAGGGTCCTGCCTTGGCGCAGCAATTGTACGGGGATGTTTCCCTGCGTACCTCCAAGGACGTAGATTTACTCATTGCCCCGGACGACATGGATCAGGCGGAGCAATGGATGCAGGAAGCCGGGTATGTACCCAAAAGCGGAGAAGCGCGTGTCCTGGGCAGTTGGAAATGGAAGGACCATCATGCATCCTTTCTTCATCCGCATAAGCGGATAGAGATAGAGCTGCATTGGCGGCTCCACCCGGATGCAGGCGGAGAGCCTTCTTTTGGGGACCTGTGGAGACACAGGCAAATCGGTGAAGTCACAGCCACAGGAGTACCCTGTGTGTACACGCTTGGCAGCGAGCACCAGTTTCTGTACCTCAGCGCACACGGGGCGCGTCACGGCTGGTTCAGGCTGCGCTGGCTGGTGGACATCGACAGGCTTGCGGTACGCGCCGTCGATTGGGAGGCGCTTCTGCCGATGATGCGCCGATATGGGGGACTGCCTGCGGGCGGGCAGGCTTGGGCGCTCGCCGCCGCGCTGCTGGGCACCTTGATACCGGAGCCGCTGCGTCAGGTAGCGGCTACACGGCTGGCGCACAGGCTCGCGCTGAGCGCGCTGGACTTCATTCAGGCCAGCGTACCCGCGGCGTACCCGGTAACCGAACCAGCTACCCACCAGCCAACCAGTCGATCCTATTTGCTCTCCCTAAAGGGGCCGAGCCACCGATTGATGTACCTGATCAGCCGTTTGCTTCCTTCTACGGGCGATCCGGCCGTTTTACCGCTGCCTCGTCAGCTGCATTTTCTGTACATCCCTCTACGTCCATTTCTCTGGCTAAAACGGCGATTCTCAAAGCACTGA
- a CDS encoding asparagine synthase-related protein, producing MSAIAGIYSFGHEPVCTEEGGKMMQALRKYPADRVCAWCEGSIFLGCHAQHVTPESVHERLPFYDEERNLAITADAIIDNRFELFERLGVGQERRHDITDSELILLAYDKWALDAARYLIGDFAFVIWDAGQHRLYGARDMAGSRTLYTYQHDRGFAFSTVVAPLLTLSSLQKELHEPWLAEFLSIRAMQESVDIGTTGYKHINQLPPAHWFTMEEGKSTIHKYASLDDVEPLRLKTGGEYVEAFREVFSQAVNARLRTHRGVGAALSGGLDSGAVASFAAPSLRLQQKPLHAYSYVPVQDFTDWTPSTLLANERAYIQSTARYVGNIHENYLDFEGKSPFSEIDIWLELMEAPYKYFENSFWIRGFYEKAQEQNVGVLLTGARGNFTISWGPALDYYARQLRRLHWLQSFQGLWQYSKLTGRRVSHLLPVMLKKATSLDSRSWLRGGNRSPVPSLIHPEFAKRMNVEDIPTLSGTGWMKNADQARKEKFTNLAIANKNGVVATKLSLRYGLWERDPTGDSRVIRFCLSVPFEQYVQNGRDRALIRGAMRDYLPDDVRLNQRVRGVQPADWLHRMLPCWETFMGELQLLCHDLHAAEFLNIDVIKTAMAKFRQPRPEQASDPSIRLLMHSLIVYRFIRGFN from the coding sequence GTGAGTGCGATTGCCGGAATATACAGCTTCGGACATGAGCCCGTATGCACCGAAGAAGGCGGTAAAATGATGCAAGCTCTGCGAAAATATCCCGCCGACCGCGTTTGCGCCTGGTGTGAGGGTTCCATATTCTTGGGCTGCCACGCGCAGCATGTGACACCGGAATCCGTCCATGAGCGTCTCCCTTTCTATGACGAGGAACGGAATTTGGCAATCACGGCGGATGCGATTATTGACAATCGTTTCGAGCTGTTTGAACGGCTGGGGGTGGGACAGGAACGGCGGCACGACATCACGGACAGCGAGTTGATTTTGCTGGCATACGACAAATGGGCCCTCGACGCGGCCCGCTATCTGATAGGCGATTTTGCCTTTGTCATTTGGGATGCCGGGCAGCACAGATTATATGGCGCTCGTGATATGGCAGGAAGCCGCACGCTGTATACATACCAACATGACCGAGGGTTTGCATTCAGTACAGTAGTAGCCCCTCTTCTGACGCTGTCTTCCCTGCAAAAAGAATTGCATGAGCCGTGGCTGGCGGAATTTCTGTCGATCCGCGCCATGCAGGAATCCGTCGATATTGGGACTACTGGCTACAAGCATATAAACCAGCTCCCGCCCGCCCATTGGTTCACCATGGAGGAGGGAAAGTCAACCATCCATAAATATGCTTCTTTGGATGATGTGGAGCCGCTGCGGCTCAAAACCGGCGGCGAGTACGTGGAGGCTTTTCGCGAGGTATTCTCACAGGCGGTGAATGCCAGATTGCGCACGCATCGTGGCGTGGGAGCGGCCTTGAGTGGCGGTCTGGATTCCGGTGCGGTTGCCAGCTTTGCCGCACCGTCGCTGCGATTGCAGCAAAAGCCTCTTCATGCGTACAGCTATGTGCCCGTACAGGATTTTACGGATTGGACACCGTCGACATTGCTGGCAAATGAACGGGCCTATATCCAATCCACGGCTCGATATGTGGGCAACATTCACGAAAATTACCTGGATTTTGAGGGGAAAAGCCCATTTTCAGAAATTGATATCTGGCTGGAATTGATGGAAGCTCCCTATAAATATTTTGAAAATTCGTTCTGGATCAGAGGCTTTTATGAAAAAGCACAGGAACAAAATGTGGGTGTGCTGCTAACCGGAGCGCGAGGTAATTTTACCATTTCGTGGGGGCCTGCGCTGGACTATTATGCCCGTCAGCTTCGTCGTTTGCACTGGCTGCAATCTTTTCAGGGATTGTGGCAGTACAGCAAGCTGACTGGAAGGCGAGTATCGCATTTATTACCCGTGATGCTGAAAAAAGCGACCTCGCTCGATTCTCGTTCCTGGTTACGCGGCGGTAATCGGAGTCCGGTTCCTTCGCTCATTCACCCGGAGTTTGCCAAGCGGATGAATGTGGAGGACATTCCGACTTTGAGTGGAACCGGATGGATGAAGAATGCAGATCAGGCGAGAAAAGAAAAGTTCACGAATTTGGCGATTGCGAACAAAAATGGTGTGGTTGCGACCAAACTGTCGCTGCGATACGGACTGTGGGAACGTGATCCGACCGGAGACAGCCGGGTGATCCGCTTTTGCCTGTCGGTGCCCTTTGAGCAATACGTGCAAAACGGCCGGGATCGCGCACTTATTCGCGGAGCTATGCGGGATTATTTGCCCGATGATGTCCGGTTAAACCAGCGTGTACGCGGTGTCCAGCCTGCGGATTGGCTGCACCGTATGCTCCCCTGCTGGGAGACGTTTATGGGGGAACTTCAACTGCTGTGCCATGATTTACATGCCGCCGAATTTCTGAATATCGATGTCATTAAAACGGCTATGGCGAAGTTTCGTCAACCGCGACCGGAGCAGGCGTCCGATCCCAGCATACGGCTGCTAATGCACAGTCTGATTGTGTACCGCTTTATACGCGGATTTAACTGA
- the ligD gene encoding non-homologous end-joining DNA ligase: MGQAVKGIITIEGLEIPITNPDKPLWPEAGITKALYLRKLAVLAPFLLKYSHNRLLTVIRWPHGIHGDFFYQKNAPQPRPDYIETFLHDGIEYMVLGTLPQLLWLGNQAALEFHPSLHQAGSTLPCEWMIDLDPSREVEPRIMEAASIVGEVLASLGLESVPKTSGATGVQIIVPIRTGITFDELRSIGLLVGQFVTEKHPHLFTLERLKKDRGNAIYFDYLQHYQGKTLAAPYTPRARPGATVSTPLTWDEVRQNVSPLDYHLLNIEERLNQVGDLIAKVPPQPIEDVLKHMRAK; this comes from the coding sequence ATGGGACAAGCTGTTAAAGGCATCATTACCATCGAAGGTCTGGAAATTCCTATCACCAATCCGGATAAACCACTGTGGCCCGAAGCTGGTATCACCAAAGCGCTGTATCTTCGCAAGCTTGCGGTGCTGGCTCCTTTTCTGCTCAAATATAGCCACAACCGTTTGCTGACCGTCATCCGATGGCCGCACGGCATTCACGGGGATTTTTTTTACCAGAAAAATGCCCCGCAGCCCCGTCCAGACTACATCGAGACTTTCCTGCATGACGGCATTGAATATATGGTGCTTGGTACGCTACCGCAACTGCTATGGCTCGGCAATCAGGCCGCGCTGGAGTTTCATCCCTCCCTGCATCAGGCGGGCAGCACGCTACCGTGTGAATGGATGATTGACCTTGATCCTTCCAGAGAAGTGGAGCCACGCATTATGGAAGCGGCATCCATCGTCGGTGAAGTGCTGGCTTCACTTGGTTTGGAATCCGTACCCAAAACGTCCGGGGCCACGGGTGTACAAATTATCGTCCCGATCCGCACAGGTATCACCTTCGACGAGCTTCGCAGCATCGGTCTGCTGGTGGGACAGTTCGTGACCGAAAAGCACCCTCATCTGTTCACACTGGAACGGTTAAAAAAGGATCGGGGAAATGCTATCTATTTTGATTATTTGCAGCATTATCAAGGAAAAACCCTGGCCGCTCCCTATACCCCGCGGGCACGCCCTGGCGCTACGGTATCCACCCCACTAACATGGGACGAGGTACGACAAAACGTATCGCCGCTTGACTATCATTTGCTGAATATTGAGGAACGGCTAAATCAGGTGGGCGACTTGATCGCCAAGGTCCCTCCCCAGCCCATCGAGGATGTTCTAAAGCATATGCGCGCCAAATAA
- a CDS encoding lasso peptide biosynthesis PqqD family chaperone — MAATHSTKDHDRVIHGEEVYVSDMDGEKVMMSINTGKYYNLGFTGGRIWELAESCPSLGEIVAALTDEYEVDEERCRQQVHTFVTELEREGLLKLLRETV; from the coding sequence ATGGCAGCTACTCATTCGACGAAGGATCATGACCGTGTCATTCACGGTGAGGAAGTCTATGTCAGTGACATGGACGGGGAAAAGGTCATGATGAGCATCAACACAGGAAAATATTATAATCTCGGCTTCACGGGAGGACGAATTTGGGAACTGGCGGAATCCTGCCCTTCACTCGGGGAGATCGTAGCTGCTCTGACGGATGAATATGAAGTGGACGAGGAACGGTGCAGACAGCAGGTACATACCTTTGTGACTGAACTGGAGCGGGAAGGACTGCTCAAGCTTTTGCGGGAGACGGTTTAA
- a CDS encoding paeninodin family lasso peptide: MSKKEWQEPTIEVLDINQTMAGKGWKQIDWVSDHDADLYNPS, translated from the coding sequence ATGAGTAAAAAAGAATGGCAAGAGCCAACCATAGAGGTACTGGATATTAACCAGACGATGGCAGGTAAGGGCTGGAAACAGATTGACTGGGTATCTGACCACGATGCCGATTTGTATAACCCAAGCTAG